GCTGGTCAGGTGGTGCAGGAACCCGACGCCGCCCATCAGCAGGGTGCCGTCCGCCCGGTACAGGGACACCATCAGGTCGTGGCCTTCGTTGGTGATGGCGCTCCCCGATACGTTCTTCAGGGTAATCACGGCCTCGTCCACGACCCGGAACAGGCGGTGGCGGATGATCGAAAAGGTGATCGGATCAACCATTACTTTACCTCAAGTCGATGATGATATTTTTATACCCGTCCATCTGCCCCTGCTGGCCGTCCTGGATCACGATAGTGGTGATCGGTGTATGGATTACGGCCGGACCTGCAATGATATTACCGGGCTGCAGTTTTTCAAAATCAATAACGTCGGCTTCGGTCAGACTGTCGTAGCCGTTGACGAATATCCTGCGCCGTCCTGTAAGGGCCGCGTTCGGAGATGAACCTGCATACGCCTGCGCGGCAACGTCGGGGCGGTCTATTCTGCCGGCGGCGCTGAGCCGGAACTGGGTCATCTCTATCCCCGCGTCACGGTAGGCGGAGCCTTTGCCGTAGCGGTTTTCATACAGCGTTTCAAAATCATTGATCAGTTGTTCCAGACCTTCCTCGTCCAGTGGCGTGGCGGCGCGCACCGGCGTGATAATCTCGTGAACCTGCATGGCATAGCGGAACCCGACGGACCACCTGAAGCTCATTTTGTCCGGCGGGAAGCCCTCCTGATCCAGCATGTGCGCGGCCTCCTTCAGCATGGGTTCGTAGATGGCGTTGATTTCTTCCGCCGGACAGGGCGCGGATTTGGTCAGGGTCGCGCTGTAATCGTGCATCACGTCGGTACTGGCGAGTCCGAAGGCGCAGTTCACCGATGCGGTATACGGCACGATAACCCGTTGCACGCTCAGCTCCCGGGCGAACGCACTCGCCAGTATTGGGCAGGTGCCGCCGAACGCGTGCAGCACGAAATCCCGCGGGTCCAGGCCCTGTTCCACGGTAATCTTGTGAATCAGGTCGGTGACCTGCGCGTTGGCGACGCGAAAGATGCCGATTGCCGCTTCTTCCACGGGCAGTCCCAGGGGTTCCGCGATCTGTTCCCGGAACAATCGGACCGTGTTTCCCGGATCCAGGGTCATGGCGCCGTTAAGGAAATGTTGCGGGTCGATATAGCCCAGCAGCAGCAGCACGTCGGTGAGGGTTGGCCGGGTCCCGCCGAGACCGTAACAGATCGGCCCCGGGTCGGCCCCTGCGCTGCGGGGTCCCACCAGGGGCGCGCCCGTACCCTGTTCCAGGGTGATCAGGCTGCCGCCGCCGGCGCCGATGGACGCCACGTCGATCTTCGGCACCGAGTAGTGGAACCTGTCGATCAGGGGTTCCCTGGCGTACTCGATTTCGCCGTCCTGGATAACGCCCACCTTGAACGTGGTGCCTCCCATGTCCGCGGCGATGATGTTCTCATCGCCCATGCCGTCGCCGAGGAATTTGCTGCCGATGACCCCGGCAACGGGACCGCATTCCACCATGTTCACCGCCCGCCCCGCGGCCTGTTCGGCCGGCAGCAGCCCGCCGTAGCCCTGCATGACCAGCACCGGACCCCGGTAATTATATTGACCCAGCAGTTGTTGCAGGTTGCTGATGTAACGGAGTTGCTGGGTTCTCCTCATGTCCCGGTTGACCACCCGGCCGGCGTAAGCGTTGATCACGGTGGTCGAAGTGCGCTCGTATTCGCCGGGCACCGGCGCTATTTCGCTGGATATGGAGACATGGACGGCCTCATCCCGCGCCTTGATGATGGAGCGGATGCGCTGTTCATGGACCGGGTTGGCGAACGACCATAACAGCGCCACCGCGATGGACTCCACCTGCCGTTCATCGAGCAGGTAGTCGACGGCCTGCCCGACCTCGTCCTCGTCCAGTTCGCGGACAACCGCGCCCTTGTAATCCACCCGTTCCGTCACCCCGCGGATCAGCCCGAACGGCACCAGCGGGGTCGGCCGGTCCGTGGCGACCGGGTGTTTGAGGCCCTCTTCCGACAGGCCGGACCAGCGCCCGTAGGC
This DNA window, taken from Gemmatimonadota bacterium, encodes the following:
- a CDS encoding hydantoinase/oxoprolinase family protein, whose amino-acid sequence is TLFIHGSTVVDNTLLERKGARTGLITTAGFEDTLLVTRGAYGRWSGLSEEGLKHPVATDRPTPLVPFGLIRGVTERVDYKGAVVRELDEDEVGQAVDYLLDERQVESIAVALLWSFANPVHEQRIRSIIKARDEAVHVSISSEIAPVPGEYERTSTTVINAYAGRVVNRDMRRTQQLRYISNLQQLLGQYNYRGPVLVMQGYGGLLPAEQAAGRAVNMVECGPVAGVIGSKFLGDGMGDENIIAADMGGTTFKVGVIQDGEIEYAREPLIDRFHYSVPKIDVASIGAGGGSLITLEQGTGAPLVGPRSAGADPGPICYGLGGTRPTLTDVLLLLGYIDPQHFLNGAMTLDPGNTVRLFREQIAEPLGLPVEEAAIGIFRVANAQVTDLIHKITVEQGLDPRDFVLHAFGGTCPILASAFARELSVQRVIVPYTASVNCAFGLASTDVMHDYSATLTKSAPCPAEEINAIYEPMLKEAAHMLDQEGFPPDKMSFRWSVGFRYAMQVHEIITPVRAATPLDEEGLEQLINDFETLYENRYGKGSAYRDAGIEMTQFRLSAAGRIDRPDVAAQAYAGSSPNAALTGRRRIFVNGYDSLTEADVIDFEKLQPGNIIAGPAVIHTPITTIVIQDGQQGQMDGYKNIIIDLR